One region of Culex pipiens pallens isolate TS chromosome 2, TS_CPP_V2, whole genome shotgun sequence genomic DNA includes:
- the LOC120420967 gene encoding uncharacterized protein LOC120420967: MKAFIVLSMALAIASCAAVDDSSKKDKRGLWELDDHHHGFDGFNGFNDHHEYHHKEIITKNVAVPYPVEVEKHVAVPVKVPYPVEVVKKVPVVVEKNVPVYVEKKVAVHVDRPVPYPVEVKVPVVHKEYIEVPKPYAVHIEKPVPVYVQKPVFVEKHVPVTVHIKEHHQKKHWGLF, from the exons ATGAAG GCGTTCATTGTGTTGTCCATGGCCCTGGCCATCGCTTCCTGCGCGGCAGTCGACGACTCCTCCAAGAAGGACAAACGAGGTCTGTGGGAGCTGGACGATCACCATCACGGATTTGACGGATTCAACGGATTCAACGACCATCACGAGTACCACCACAAGGAGATCATCACCAAGAACGTGGCCGTGCCGTACCCGGTGGAGGTCGAGAAGCACGTGGCCGTTCCAGTGAAGGTGCCATACCCGGTCGAGGTCGTCAAAAAGGTCCCGGTGGTGGTGGAGAAGAACGTCCCCGTGTACGTCGAGAAGAAGGTCGCCGTCCACGTGGATCGTCCCGTTCCGTACCCGGTCGAGGTGAAGGTCCCGGTTGTCCACAAGGAGTACATCGAAGTGCCCAAGCCGTACGCAGTTCACATTGAGAAGCCCGTTCCAGTGTATGTCCAGAAGCCGGTGTTCGTGGAGAAGCATGTCCCGGTGACGGTGCACATCAAGGAGCACCACCAGAAGAAGCACTGGGGACTGTTTTGA